In the Solibacillus sp. FSL K6-1523 genome, one interval contains:
- a CDS encoding heptaprenylglyceryl phosphate synthase, protein MMEYLNWQHVFKLDPAKEISDEALEQICESGTDVILVGGTDDVTLDGVLDLLVRVRRFSVPIALEISNLESITPGYDYYFIPSVLNSTETRWVKDLHHEAIKEYGDILIWEELVAEGYCVLNPDCKVAQVTNAKTDLTVDDVVAYARMAEKFFKLPIFYLEYSGTYGDTEIVSAVSEVLNDTKLFYGGGITSPEQAKEMAAYADTIIVGNIIYDDLKVALKTVQAVKNVT, encoded by the coding sequence ATAATGGAATATTTAAATTGGCAACATGTGTTTAAATTAGATCCTGCAAAGGAAATTTCTGACGAAGCACTGGAGCAAATTTGTGAATCAGGAACGGATGTTATTTTAGTGGGGGGCACGGATGATGTAACACTAGATGGTGTTTTAGATTTGTTAGTGCGCGTTCGTCGCTTTTCAGTGCCGATTGCTTTAGAAATTTCAAACTTAGAAAGTATTACACCAGGCTATGATTACTACTTCATTCCATCTGTATTAAATAGTACAGAGACGCGTTGGGTAAAAGATTTACATCATGAAGCCATTAAGGAATACGGTGATATTTTAATTTGGGAAGAGCTTGTTGCGGAAGGGTACTGTGTGCTGAATCCAGATTGTAAAGTTGCACAAGTGACAAATGCCAAAACGGATTTAACGGTAGATGATGTAGTTGCCTATGCACGCATGGCTGAAAAATTCTTTAAGCTGCCGATTTTTTATCTAGAATATAGCGGAACTTATGGCGATACTGAAATTGTGAGCGCGGTAAGTGAAGTGTTAAATGATACAAAACTGTTTTATGGTGGTGGCATTACTTCACCAGAGCAGGCAAAAGAAATGGCTGCCTATGCGGATACAATCATTGTCGGAAATATTATATACGATGATTTAAAAGTGGCGTTAAAAACAGTGCAAGCAGTGAAAAATGTAACTTAA
- a CDS encoding adenine deaminase C-terminal domain-containing protein, with amino-acid sequence MSEVKWKIKDIREQVSIIDGKVAPNLVLQNAKYLHSIFKQWLTGNIWISGDRIVYVGREMPANIESTEIIDMTGKTVVPGYIEPHVHPFQLYNPHSFAQFCAQSGTTTFISDNMTLVSLLNNKKAFSLMDNLSQLPFSYYWWARFDSQTELENEGELYSNASVCEWLERPDVVLGGELTGWPRLTRGDDQMLYWIQAANLKGKKVEGHFPGASDKTLAKMRLFGVDGDHEAMTIEDVEARILHGYAVTLRYSSIRPDLPQLLKGVVERGYPIFDHLMMTTDGSTPSFHQDGVIDKCIRAALEAGVSPIDAYNMASYNVARYYDMSNLHGIIATGRYATINILSDENSPTPEAVLSKGVWLKRDNVDQQAFPEMDLSDFGKLTIDFDLTDADFQFSMPIGIEMVNDVITKPYSISTQGKNTLSTDHDESYLMLVDRDGAWRINTMLKGFATHVQGFASSYSNTGDIILIGKSIEDMKHAFNELKKMNGGIVLVEGGQAVTSLPLAFSGSIFDGPVEDVIQLELDLKAALNERGYHHTDAIYTLLFLQSTHLPYIRITPRGIFDVMKNTVMLPSVMR; translated from the coding sequence ATGTCTGAAGTCAAATGGAAAATTAAAGATATTCGTGAACAAGTGAGTATTATTGATGGGAAAGTAGCTCCTAATCTCGTGCTGCAAAATGCAAAATACTTGCATAGCATTTTTAAGCAATGGTTGACAGGGAATATTTGGATTTCCGGTGATCGCATTGTGTATGTTGGAAGGGAAATGCCAGCTAATATAGAAAGTACGGAAATAATTGATATGACGGGTAAAACCGTTGTGCCTGGATATATTGAGCCACATGTACATCCGTTCCAACTGTATAATCCACATAGCTTTGCGCAGTTTTGTGCACAATCGGGTACAACGACATTTATTTCAGATAATATGACGCTCGTTTCTTTATTAAATAATAAGAAAGCGTTTTCTTTGATGGATAATTTAAGTCAATTGCCATTTTCATATTATTGGTGGGCGAGATTTGATTCGCAAACAGAACTTGAAAACGAAGGTGAACTCTATTCGAATGCTTCGGTATGTGAATGGTTAGAGCGTCCTGATGTCGTTTTAGGTGGCGAATTGACAGGTTGGCCTCGTTTAACTCGTGGGGATGATCAAATGCTATATTGGATTCAAGCAGCGAATCTTAAAGGCAAGAAAGTGGAAGGTCATTTCCCAGGAGCTTCCGATAAAACATTGGCGAAAATGCGTTTGTTTGGTGTTGATGGAGATCATGAAGCGATGACAATTGAAGATGTAGAGGCGCGTATTTTACATGGTTATGCAGTGACGCTACGTTATTCTTCGATTCGCCCAGATTTACCACAGTTGTTAAAAGGGGTTGTCGAGCGAGGCTATCCGATTTTTGACCACTTAATGATGACAACGGACGGTTCAACTCCGAGCTTCCATCAAGATGGCGTTATTGATAAATGTATTCGTGCGGCACTAGAAGCGGGTGTTAGCCCAATTGACGCGTATAATATGGCATCATACAATGTTGCGCGCTATTATGATATGTCTAATTTACATGGAATTATTGCGACGGGGCGTTATGCTACTATTAATATTTTATCAGATGAAAATTCACCAACTCCAGAAGCTGTTCTTTCGAAAGGCGTGTGGTTGAAGCGGGACAATGTAGATCAACAAGCATTCCCAGAAATGGATTTATCCGATTTTGGGAAATTGACAATTGATTTTGATTTAACAGATGCAGATTTCCAATTTTCAATGCCAATCGGGATTGAGATGGTGAATGATGTTATAACAAAACCATATAGCATCTCCACTCAGGGGAAAAATACATTGTCAACAGATCATGATGAAAGCTATTTAATGTTAGTTGATCGCGATGGAGCATGGCGTATTAATACAATGCTGAAAGGCTTTGCCACACATGTACAAGGCTTTGCTTCTTCTTATTCCAATACAGGCGATATTATTTTAATTGGAAAAAGTATTGAAGACATGAAGCATGCTTTTAATGAATTAAAGAAAATGAATGGCGGCATCGTATTAGTAGAAGGTGGGCAAGCTGTGACATCTTTACCGTTAGCTTTTTCGGGTTCAATTTTTGATGGTCCAGTGGAGGACGTTATTCAACTAGAACTAGATTTAAAGGCTGCTTTAAATGAACGTGGCTATCATCATACGGATGCAATTTATACGTTACTATTTTTACAATCAACGCATTTACCATATATCCGTATTACACCAAGAGGGATTTTCGATGTCATGAAAAATACGGTGATGCTACCGTCCGTTATGCGTTAA
- the purN gene encoding phosphoribosylglycinamide formyltransferase — MVTKIAVFASGSGSNFQAIAESIERGELTANIGLVITDKPGAFVVTRAEKLGIPVLELAPKTFDSKAAYEAKIIEVLQEKKIEWIILAGYMRLVGETLLSAYENRIINIHPSLLPSFPGKDAIGQAMEHGVKITGVTVHYVDAGMDTGKIIAQGAVDVVVGDREATESRIHKLEHELYTNTLQQLFEN, encoded by the coding sequence ATGGTAACCAAAATCGCAGTATTTGCTTCAGGCAGTGGCAGTAACTTTCAAGCAATTGCCGAAAGCATTGAGCGCGGCGAATTAACAGCAAACATCGGGCTTGTTATTACAGACAAGCCAGGTGCCTTCGTCGTAACGCGTGCCGAAAAATTGGGTATTCCAGTATTGGAATTAGCACCAAAAACGTTTGATTCAAAGGCAGCGTACGAAGCAAAAATTATTGAAGTGTTACAAGAAAAGAAAATCGAGTGGATTATTTTAGCAGGCTACATGCGTCTTGTTGGTGAGACGTTATTGTCTGCATATGAAAATCGTATCATAAATATTCACCCATCATTACTTCCATCATTTCCGGGCAAAGATGCGATTGGACAAGCGATGGAGCATGGTGTGAAAATTACGGGTGTCACAGTGCATTATGTAGATGCTGGTATGGATACAGGGAAAATTATTGCACAAGGCGCTGTCGACGTTGTTGTAGGTGACCGCGAAGCAACAGAATCCCGTATTCATAAGCTAGAACATGAACTGTACACAAATACATTACAGCAGTTGTTCGAAAACTAA
- the purD gene encoding phosphoribosylamine--glycine ligase translates to MNILVIGSGGREHAIAKQFNNAPSVQKVFVAPGNDGMKNDAEIVAIDALDFAKLADFAKDNEIALTFVGPEQPLAEGIVDYFNEQGLVIFGPTKAAAQIEGSKSYAKDIMNKYNIPTAAHETFTDADKAVAYIKEQGAPIVIKADGLAAGKGVIVAMTETEAIEAVKDMIGNQRFGDSSSRVVIEEFLDGEEFSFMSFVHKGQIYPMVIAQDHKRAYDGDRGPNTGGMGAYSPVPQISEDIVKVAYDTVVEPTVKAMEAEGVSFTGILYAGLILTQKGPKVIEFNARFGDPETQVVLPRMASDFGEFMLALMNEKPFDLQWKAEAILGVVVAADGYPGDVEKGHSLPNLSDLELPVYHAGTKLVDGQYVGNGGRVILVAAEAKDLKEAQEKVYAELAKKEWTNFFFRQDIGWRTFE, encoded by the coding sequence ATGAACATACTTGTAATCGGTAGTGGTGGTCGTGAACACGCAATCGCAAAACAATTTAATAATGCCCCTTCAGTACAAAAGGTATTTGTTGCCCCAGGTAATGATGGGATGAAAAATGATGCAGAAATCGTTGCAATTGATGCATTAGATTTCGCAAAATTAGCGGACTTTGCTAAGGACAATGAAATAGCTTTAACATTTGTAGGTCCGGAGCAGCCATTGGCAGAAGGGATTGTCGATTACTTTAATGAGCAAGGGTTAGTAATCTTTGGTCCAACGAAAGCAGCTGCACAAATTGAAGGTTCAAAATCGTATGCAAAAGATATTATGAATAAATATAATATTCCAACTGCAGCACATGAAACATTTACTGACGCCGATAAAGCGGTGGCGTACATTAAAGAACAAGGCGCGCCAATCGTTATTAAAGCAGATGGACTTGCAGCAGGTAAAGGTGTAATTGTTGCAATGACAGAAACAGAAGCAATTGAAGCAGTAAAAGATATGATTGGAAATCAACGCTTTGGTGATTCCTCTTCACGCGTCGTAATTGAAGAATTCCTTGATGGGGAAGAGTTCAGCTTCATGTCATTTGTTCATAAAGGACAAATTTATCCAATGGTTATTGCACAAGATCATAAACGTGCATATGACGGCGACCGTGGACCAAACACAGGTGGTATGGGTGCTTATTCACCAGTGCCACAAATTTCAGAGGACATTGTAAAAGTTGCTTATGATACAGTTGTTGAACCAACAGTAAAAGCAATGGAAGCAGAAGGCGTTTCATTTACAGGGATTTTATATGCTGGCTTAATTTTAACGCAAAAAGGTCCGAAAGTAATCGAGTTCAATGCGCGTTTTGGTGATCCGGAAACACAAGTCGTTTTACCACGAATGGCATCGGATTTTGGTGAATTTATGCTCGCTTTAATGAACGAAAAGCCATTTGATTTACAATGGAAAGCAGAGGCGATTTTAGGCGTTGTCGTAGCTGCTGATGGTTATCCAGGTGATGTGGAAAAAGGACATTCACTACCGAATTTAAGTGATTTGGAACTGCCGGTTTATCATGCAGGTACAAAGCTTGTAGATGGCCAATATGTCGGGAATGGTGGCCGTGTTATTTTAGTTGCTGCGGAAGCGAAAGATTTAAAAGAAGCGCAAGAAAAGGTATATGCAGAACTTGCCAAAAAAGAATGGACGAACTTCTTCTTCCGTCAAGATATCGGTTGGAGAACATTTGAATAA
- the pcrA gene encoding DNA helicase PcrA, protein MDHIANSLVTGMNPQQAEAVKATEGPLLIMAGAGSGKTRVLTHRIAYLVVERQVYPSKILAITFTNKAAREMRERIDAILGNGTTDGMWVSTFHSMCVRILRRNIDRIGYTKSFSILDSSDQLSVIKNILKTDNIDPKKYDPRAILNTISSAKNECITVSEFEANQNPHNPFEKIVAQVYRGYQKRLKQNQSLDFDDLIMLTIRLFEQAPDVLEFYQNKFQYIHVDEYQDTNKAQYLLVQMLAKKFRNICVVGDSDQSIYRWRGADITNILSFEKDYKEATVIMLEQNYRSTKRILQAANSVIEKNKNRYKKVLRTDNAEGEKIQLYKAGNEQDEAQYVVRTIQKLMKDEDYKLNDFAILYRTNAQSRVIEDVLVKSNMNYQIVGGTKFYDRKEIKDLLAYLRLISNNDDDLSLARIINEPKRAIGATSFDKMLQYAIEQDRSIFDAMSELVFMGLTGKASASAEAFYNMIRSLSERQNDLSVTELVEEVIEKSGYRKMLEAEKSIEAESRLENIQEFLTVTQAFEKRSEDQSLVAFLTDLALVADIDSLDEEEKAKGTIILMTMHAAKGLEFPVVFIIGMEENIFPHSRSLESEEEMAEERRLMYVGATRAEQRLYLTCAGSRTIFGRTGYNAPSRFLREIDEDVIEQVSKSGGASYRDTSLPFATNRYDRMPTKRSLGAVQNPASQTSRLANTGGSQFDWKIGDKASHGKWGIGMVVSVKGEGDGMELDIAFPAPTGIKRLLAKFAPIQKA, encoded by the coding sequence ATGGATCATATTGCAAATAGTTTAGTAACAGGCATGAATCCACAGCAAGCAGAAGCAGTGAAAGCAACAGAAGGACCACTACTAATTATGGCGGGTGCAGGTTCAGGAAAGACTCGAGTTTTAACGCATCGCATCGCCTATTTAGTTGTTGAGCGGCAAGTATATCCTTCGAAAATTTTAGCGATTACGTTTACAAATAAAGCGGCACGTGAAATGCGTGAACGAATTGACGCCATTCTTGGAAATGGTACAACGGATGGGATGTGGGTATCGACATTCCACTCCATGTGTGTGCGCATTTTACGACGCAATATTGACCGCATAGGCTATACGAAAAGCTTTTCGATTTTAGATAGTTCAGATCAGTTAAGTGTCATTAAAAACATTTTAAAAACGGATAATATTGACCCGAAAAAATATGATCCACGTGCTATTTTAAATACGATTAGTTCAGCGAAAAATGAATGTATTACAGTTTCGGAGTTCGAAGCGAATCAAAATCCACATAATCCGTTTGAAAAAATAGTGGCACAGGTGTATAGGGGCTATCAAAAACGTCTAAAGCAAAACCAAAGTCTTGATTTTGACGATTTAATTATGCTGACAATTCGTCTATTTGAGCAGGCACCTGATGTGCTCGAATTTTACCAAAATAAGTTCCAATATATTCACGTCGATGAGTATCAGGATACAAATAAAGCCCAATATTTGCTAGTTCAAATGCTTGCGAAGAAATTCCGTAATATTTGTGTTGTTGGGGATTCGGATCAGTCGATTTATCGTTGGCGTGGTGCGGATATTACAAATATTTTATCGTTTGAAAAGGATTATAAAGAAGCAACAGTTATTATGTTAGAGCAAAACTATCGCTCGACAAAACGTATATTACAAGCAGCAAATAGCGTCATTGAAAAGAATAAAAATCGCTATAAAAAAGTATTGCGTACAGACAATGCAGAGGGCGAAAAAATTCAACTTTACAAAGCGGGCAATGAGCAAGATGAAGCGCAGTATGTCGTTCGAACGATTCAAAAGTTGATGAAGGATGAAGACTATAAGCTGAATGATTTCGCTATACTTTATCGTACAAATGCACAGTCACGTGTTATTGAGGATGTCCTTGTCAAATCGAATATGAACTATCAAATTGTTGGCGGAACAAAATTCTATGACCGCAAAGAGATTAAAGACTTACTTGCCTATTTACGTCTAATTTCGAACAATGATGATGATTTATCACTAGCACGCATTATTAATGAGCCAAAACGAGCAATTGGTGCGACGTCATTTGATAAGATGCTCCAATATGCAATCGAGCAAGACCGTTCGATTTTTGATGCAATGAGTGAGCTTGTCTTTATGGGACTCACAGGGAAGGCATCTGCATCGGCTGAAGCATTTTACAATATGATTCGTTCATTAAGTGAGCGCCAAAATGACTTGTCTGTGACAGAGCTTGTGGAAGAAGTTATCGAAAAATCAGGCTACCGCAAAATGCTAGAAGCGGAAAAATCAATTGAAGCAGAAAGTCGTCTTGAAAACATTCAAGAGTTTTTAACGGTTACACAAGCATTCGAAAAACGCAGTGAGGATCAATCACTTGTGGCCTTTTTAACGGACCTTGCACTAGTAGCTGATATTGATTCTTTAGATGAAGAAGAGAAAGCAAAAGGGACGATTATATTAATGACAATGCACGCCGCAAAAGGGCTAGAATTCCCGGTTGTTTTCATCATTGGCATGGAAGAAAATATCTTCCCGCATTCTCGTTCATTGGAAAGTGAAGAGGAAATGGCCGAAGAAAGAAGGTTGATGTACGTCGGTGCGACTCGTGCGGAACAAAGGCTGTACTTAACATGTGCAGGCTCACGTACAATCTTTGGACGTACTGGTTATAATGCACCGTCTCGCTTCTTGCGTGAAATTGACGAAGATGTAATCGAGCAAGTTTCCAAGTCAGGTGGTGCTTCATACCGCGATACATCTTTACCATTTGCAACGAATCGTTATGATCGAATGCCGACGAAACGTTCATTAGGTGCTGTGCAAAATCCTGCGTCACAAACTTCACGTCTTGCAAACACAGGTGGCAGTCAATTTGATTGGAAAATTGGTGACAAGGCAAGTCACGGAAAATGGGGCATTGGCATGGTCGTTAGTGTAAAAGGTGAGGGAGATGGCATGGAATTGGACATTGCATTCCCAGCACCAACAGGTATTAAACGTTTATTAGCAAAATTTGCACCGATTCAAAAAGCTTAG
- a CDS encoding DUF3048 domain-containing protein — MKKRVFLIAAVLSAAVVAGCSDKEQVEQPEAEIEEQEEEVLVADAEEELPFVTPFTGEPIADEMTTRPIVATINNHPLARPQSGLAQADVVYEMLAEGDVTRFLALYQSKIPQSIGPIRSARSYFIDIAKGLDAFYLAHGYSPEAKSMLDKRVVEGINGMQYDGIYFNRSSERKAPHNSYISGENVVAGAEKIGASLLYQKKVSYPFYEGEDSVKIGTQASEVAINYSTNGKFNSQYVFDSETNRYARFSANVQTIDYVTQQPIELANVLFFEMPHQIIDNEGRRAINIKNGGNAYVFQSGMMREVKWKNEDGFLVAIEEDGSEVKLVPGQTWVHFVPTSPGLASSVTYSQ, encoded by the coding sequence ATGAAGAAGCGCGTTTTTTTGATTGCAGCGGTTTTAAGTGCGGCAGTTGTAGCAGGCTGTTCGGACAAAGAACAGGTGGAGCAGCCAGAAGCAGAAATTGAAGAACAAGAGGAAGAAGTTTTAGTTGCAGATGCGGAAGAAGAGCTGCCGTTTGTTACACCGTTTACAGGTGAGCCAATTGCCGATGAAATGACGACGCGCCCCATTGTTGCAACGATCAATAATCACCCATTAGCACGTCCTCAATCGGGTTTAGCACAAGCAGATGTCGTATATGAAATGCTTGCAGAAGGAGATGTAACGAGATTTTTAGCGTTGTATCAGTCGAAAATTCCACAATCAATTGGACCAATCCGTAGTGCACGCTCTTACTTTATCGATATTGCGAAAGGGTTAGATGCTTTTTATTTAGCGCATGGCTATAGTCCAGAGGCGAAATCGATGCTTGATAAGAGAGTGGTTGAGGGAATTAATGGGATGCAATATGATGGCATTTATTTCAATCGTTCTTCTGAGCGAAAGGCCCCACATAATTCCTATATTTCAGGTGAAAATGTAGTTGCAGGCGCAGAAAAAATAGGTGCTTCACTACTTTATCAGAAAAAAGTATCTTATCCTTTTTATGAAGGCGAAGATAGTGTTAAAATAGGAACACAGGCTAGTGAAGTAGCGATAAACTACAGTACGAACGGGAAATTTAATAGCCAGTATGTATTTGATTCGGAAACAAATCGTTATGCTAGATTTTCTGCAAATGTCCAAACAATCGATTATGTAACACAGCAGCCAATCGAATTAGCAAATGTTTTATTTTTTGAGATGCCACATCAAATTATTGATAATGAAGGTAGACGCGCGATCAATATTAAAAATGGCGGGAACGCATATGTTTTCCAAAGTGGAATGATGCGTGAAGTAAAATGGAAAAATGAAGATGGCTTTTTAGTTGCCATTGAGGAAGATGGATCTGAAGTGAAGCTAGTGCCAGGGCAAACATGGGTTCATTTTGTACCGACGTCACCAGGGCTCGCGTCATCTGTTACATATTCACAATAG
- the purH gene encoding bifunctional phosphoribosylaminoimidazolecarboxamide formyltransferase/IMP cyclohydrolase — translation MTKRALISVSDKSGILEFAKELVALGYEVLSTGGTKQLLHDNNVPVTAVDEVTKFPEILDGRVKTLNPMIHGGLLGKFDEPSHVAQMEEHGIEPIEIVCVNLYPFVETISKPNVSWDDAIENIDIGGPTMLRSAAKNHAYVTVIVDANDYAAVLEELKADNKTTLETRRRLAAKVFRHTAAYDSYISNHLSNAIGEEFPENMTLTYELKQTLRYGENPHQKAAFYAKRLGSDFSIAYANQLHGKELSYNNIQDANAALQIVKEFEMPAAVAVKHMNPCGVGTGETIEEAFNKAYEADPTSIFGGIIALNMEVDAATATKLSEIFLEIIIAPSFTEEALEILTKKKNIRLMTIDFAQAKQDHFNVVSVEGGLLVQEPDRYGFNEADIKVVTDREPTEAEWNALKLGWAVVKHVKSNAIVVTDDQMTLGVGAGQMNRVGAAKIAFEQAGEKANGAALASDAFFPMGDTVEAAAKAGIKAIIQPGGSIKDQESIDAANKYGIAMVFTGVRHFKH, via the coding sequence GTGACTAAACGCGCACTTATTAGTGTTTCAGATAAAAGCGGTATTTTAGAATTTGCAAAAGAATTAGTAGCTCTTGGCTATGAAGTATTATCAACTGGTGGTACAAAACAATTGTTGCACGATAACAATGTACCCGTAACAGCAGTAGATGAAGTAACAAAATTCCCAGAAATTTTAGATGGTCGTGTGAAGACATTAAACCCAATGATTCATGGTGGTCTTTTAGGGAAATTTGACGAGCCAAGCCATGTTGCACAAATGGAAGAGCATGGTATCGAACCAATCGAAATCGTATGTGTAAACCTTTATCCATTCGTTGAAACCATTTCTAAGCCAAATGTTTCTTGGGATGATGCGATTGAAAACATCGATATTGGTGGTCCAACAATGCTACGTTCTGCAGCTAAAAATCATGCTTACGTAACAGTAATCGTGGATGCAAATGACTATGCCGCTGTTTTAGAAGAGCTAAAAGCAGATAACAAAACAACATTAGAAACACGTCGTCGTTTAGCGGCGAAAGTATTCCGTCATACAGCTGCATATGATTCGTATATTTCAAATCATTTATCAAATGCGATTGGCGAAGAGTTCCCAGAAAACATGACGTTAACTTATGAGTTGAAGCAAACGTTACGTTATGGTGAAAACCCACACCAAAAAGCAGCATTTTATGCAAAACGTTTAGGCTCGGATTTCTCAATTGCCTATGCCAATCAATTACACGGTAAAGAGTTATCTTACAATAACATCCAAGATGCAAATGCTGCATTACAAATTGTAAAAGAGTTCGAAATGCCAGCAGCAGTTGCTGTGAAGCATATGAATCCATGTGGTGTTGGTACAGGTGAAACAATTGAAGAAGCGTTCAATAAAGCATATGAAGCAGATCCAACGTCTATTTTCGGTGGTATTATTGCTCTAAATATGGAAGTGGATGCTGCAACAGCAACGAAATTAAGTGAAATTTTCTTAGAAATTATTATTGCGCCTTCATTCACAGAAGAAGCACTTGAAATTTTAACGAAAAAGAAAAATATCCGCTTAATGACAATTGACTTTGCACAAGCGAAACAAGATCATTTTAATGTTGTATCAGTAGAAGGTGGCTTACTTGTTCAAGAGCCAGACCGCTATGGTTTTAACGAAGCAGATATTAAAGTTGTAACAGACCGCGAACCAACTGAAGCGGAGTGGAATGCATTAAAGCTTGGCTGGGCAGTTGTGAAGCACGTAAAATCAAATGCAATCGTAGTAACAGACGATCAAATGACATTAGGCGTTGGTGCTGGTCAAATGAATCGTGTTGGTGCAGCGAAAATTGCTTTTGAGCAAGCAGGAGAAAAAGCAAACGGCGCAGCACTTGCATCGGATGCATTTTTCCCAATGGGTGACACAGTTGAAGCTGCTGCTAAAGCAGGTATTAAAGCAATCATCCAACCAGGTGGCTCGATTAAAGATCAAGAATCAATCGACGCAGCCAATAAATACGGTATCGCAATGGTATTCACTGGCGTTCGTCATTTCAAACATTAA
- a CDS encoding YerC/YecD family TrpR-related protein, translating to MQIEKIRGHQTEQLFKAVLELKDIEECYKFFDDLCTISEIQSLAQRFEVAHLLRLKKTYETIKKETGASTATISRVRRCFDYGNDTYDEMLGRLYPDEKPFEPK from the coding sequence ATGCAAATCGAAAAGATTCGTGGTCATCAAACCGAGCAGTTATTTAAGGCGGTCCTTGAGTTAAAGGATATTGAAGAATGCTATAAGTTTTTTGATGATTTATGCACAATCAGTGAAATCCAATCGTTAGCACAACGCTTTGAAGTAGCACATTTATTACGTTTAAAGAAAACGTATGAGACGATCAAAAAAGAAACGGGTGCTTCAACAGCAACGATTTCACGTGTTCGCCGTTGCTTTGATTACGGCAACGATACGTATGATGAAATGCTAGGACGCTTGTATCCTGATGAAAAACCATTTGAACCGAAGTGA
- the purM gene encoding phosphoribosylformylglycinamidine cyclo-ligase → MSKAYEQAGVNIEAGYEAVKRMKSHVERTNRLGVMGTFGGFGGMFDLSALNLKEPVLISGTDGVGTKLKLAFMVDKHDTIGVDCVAMCVNDIVAQGAEPLYFLDYVAVGKAVPEKIEQIVKGVADGCVQSGAALIGGETAEMPGLYEEDEYDLAGFAVGACEKSDIVTGEKIVEGDVLIGLPSSGVHSNGYSLVRKVIFTDNDCAVDAVVEGYEDLGPIGEALLVPTKLYAKPVLAALKAADVHGCAHVTGGGFYENLPRMMPEGLATEVDLGSWPALRIFDFLKEKGALADKDLYNVFNMGIGFVMAVPASEVDKVIAATEANGEKAYTIGRVVKGEGVIFNGEHDGSLV, encoded by the coding sequence ATGTCAAAAGCATATGAACAAGCAGGCGTAAATATTGAAGCAGGTTATGAAGCAGTAAAGCGTATGAAATCACACGTTGAACGAACAAATCGATTAGGTGTGATGGGGACTTTTGGTGGCTTCGGCGGAATGTTCGATTTGTCTGCATTAAACTTAAAAGAGCCTGTTCTTATTTCAGGTACAGACGGTGTAGGTACGAAATTAAAGCTTGCCTTTATGGTAGACAAGCACGATACAATTGGCGTGGACTGTGTGGCAATGTGTGTCAATGATATCGTAGCACAAGGTGCAGAGCCACTATACTTCCTTGACTATGTTGCGGTAGGTAAAGCAGTGCCTGAAAAAATCGAGCAAATCGTAAAAGGCGTAGCAGACGGTTGTGTACAATCTGGTGCAGCTTTAATCGGTGGCGAAACAGCAGAAATGCCAGGTCTTTATGAAGAGGACGAGTATGACTTAGCAGGTTTCGCAGTAGGTGCTTGTGAAAAGTCAGATATCGTTACGGGTGAAAAGATTGTAGAAGGTGACGTATTAATCGGTCTTCCTTCAAGTGGTGTTCACTCAAACGGTTATTCTTTAGTTCGTAAAGTTATTTTTACAGATAATGATTGTGCGGTAGATGCAGTTGTAGAAGGCTATGAAGATCTTGGTCCAATCGGCGAAGCGCTTTTAGTCCCTACGAAGCTTTACGCAAAACCAGTATTAGCAGCTTTAAAAGCAGCAGACGTTCATGGTTGTGCACACGTTACAGGCGGTGGTTTCTATGAAAACCTACCACGCATGATGCCAGAAGGCTTAGCAACAGAAGTTGACTTAGGTTCTTGGCCGGCATTACGTATCTTTGACTTCTTAAAGGAAAAAGGTGCTTTAGCAGACAAGGATTTATATAACGTATTCAATATGGGAATTGGCTTTGTTATGGCTGTTCCTGCAAGTGAAGTAGATAAAGTGATCGCAGCAACTGAAGCAAATGGTGAAAAAGCATACACAATAGGTCGCGTAGTAAAAGGTGAAGGCGTTATTTTCAACGGTGAGCATGACGGGAGTTTAGTGTAA